The Pan paniscus chromosome 1, NHGRI_mPanPan1-v2.0_pri, whole genome shotgun sequence genome has a segment encoding these proteins:
- the SLC2A5 gene encoding solute carrier family 2, facilitated glucose transporter member 5 isoform X2 — protein sequence MGCSRVATSFELIIISRLLVGICAGVSSNVVPMYLGELAPKNLRGALGVVPQLFITVGILVAQIFGLRNLLANVDGWPILLGLTGVPAALQLVLLPFFPESPRYLLIQKKDEAAAKKALQTLRGWDSVDREVAEIRQEDEAEKAAGFISVLKLFRMRSLRWQLLSIIVLMGGQQLSGVNAIYYYADQIYLSAGVPEEHVQYVTAGTGAVNVVMTFCAVFVVELLGRRLLLLLGFSICLIACCVLTAALALQDTVSWMPYISIVCVISYVIGHALGPSPIPALLITEIFLQSSRPSAFMVGGSVHWLSNFTVGLIFPFIQEGLGPYSFIVFAVICLLTTIYIFLIVPETKAKTFIEINQIFTKMNKVSEVYPEKEELKELPPVTLEQ from the exons GTGTATCTTCCAACGTGGTCCCCATGTACTTAGGGGAGCTGGCCCCTAAAAACCTGCGGGGGGCTCTCGGGGTGGTGCCCCAGCTCTTCATCACTGTTGGCATCCTTGTGGCCCAGATCTTTGGTCTTCGGAATCTCCTTGCAAACGTAGATG GCTGGCCGATCCTGCTGGGGTTGACCGGGGTCCCCGCGGCGCTGCAGCTCGTTCTGCTGCCCTTCTTCCCCGAGAGCCCCAGGTACCTGCTGATTCAGAAGAAAGACGAAGCGGCCGCCAAGAAAG CCCTACAGACGCTGCGCGGCTGGGACTCTGTGGACAGGGAGGTGGCCGAGATCCggcaggaggatgaggcagagaaGGCCGCGGGCTTCATCTCGGTGCTGAAGCTGTTCCGGATGCGCTCGCTGCGCTGGCAGCTGCTGTCCATCATCGTCCTCATGGGCGGCCAGCAGCTGTCGGGCGTCAACGCT ATCTACTACTACGCGGACCAGATCTACCTGAGCGCCGGCGTGCCGGAGGAGCACGTGCAGTACGTGACGGCCGGCACCGGGGCCGTGAACGTGGTCATGACCTTCTGCGCC GTGTTCGTGGTGGAGCTCCTGGGTcggaggctgctgctgctgctgggcttCTCCATCTGCCTCATAGCCTGCTGCGTGCTCACTGCAGCTCTGGCACTGCAG GACACGGTGTCCTGGATGCCATACATCAGCATCGTCTGTGTCATCTCCTACGTCATAGGACATGCCCTCGGGCCCA GTCCCATACCCGCGCTGCTCATCACTGAGATCTTCCTGCAGTCCTCTCGGCCATCTGCCTTCATGGTGGGGGGCAGCGTGCACTGGCTCTCCAACTTCACCGTGGGCTTGATCTTCCCGTTCATCCAG GAGGGCCTCGGCCCATACAGCTTCATTGTCTTCGCCGTGATCTGCCTCCTCACCACCATCTACATCTTCTTGATTGTCCCGGAGACCAAGGCCAAGACGTTCATAGAGATCAACCAGATTTTCACCAAGATGAATAAGGTGTCTGAAGTGTACCCGGAAAAGGAGGAACTAAAAGAGCTTCCACCTGTCACTTTGGAACAGTGA